A section of the Deinococcus taeanensis genome encodes:
- the ddrC gene encoding DNA damage response protein DdrC, whose product MKNASLTLDFGTVRLPISADGLLHAPTALTHLGVPEHQHLQTLQAHDVKPQTSDYGAGPEAALTLPDFTRLAFTLDTTQARRWRRRAQDLLTRTLQGDVRLAAQIAERNPDPEARRWLAARLESTHARRELMSTVARHGGQGNVYGQLGSISNRSVLGTDSATIRRERGVKQTRDGLNSTELLRLAYLDTATARAIQERGAQGNTAILRLHEHVARRERLGWETPLSPQTA is encoded by the coding sequence ATGAAGAACGCTTCGCTGACCCTAGACTTCGGCACCGTCCGACTGCCCATCAGCGCAGACGGACTCCTCCACGCCCCCACCGCCCTGACCCACCTGGGCGTCCCCGAACACCAGCACCTTCAGACCCTCCAGGCCCACGACGTCAAGCCGCAGACCAGCGACTACGGCGCCGGCCCTGAAGCGGCCCTGACGCTGCCTGACTTCACCCGGCTGGCCTTCACGCTCGACACCACCCAGGCCCGCCGCTGGCGCCGCCGCGCCCAGGACCTCCTGACCCGCACCCTGCAGGGCGACGTACGCCTCGCCGCGCAGATCGCCGAACGCAACCCCGACCCCGAAGCGCGCCGCTGGCTCGCCGCCCGCCTGGAAAGCACCCACGCCCGGCGCGAACTGATGAGCACCGTCGCCCGCCACGGCGGCCAGGGCAACGTGTACGGCCAGCTGGGCAGCATCAGCAACCGCAGCGTGCTGGGCACCGACAGCGCCACGATCCGCCGCGAACGCGGCGTGAAACAGACGCGTGACGGCCTGAACTCCACCGAACTGCTGCGCCTCGCATACCTGGACACCGCGACTGCCCGCGCCATTCAGGAACGCGGCGCCCAGGGCAACACCGCCATCCTCCGGCTGCATGAACACGTTGCCCGCCGCGAACGCCTCGGCTGGGAAACCCCCCTGTCCCCGCAGACCGCCTGA
- a CDS encoding acyl-CoA synthetase, which yields MDHAPHHRPALDPPHMQWFADGETNITLNALDRHARSEYRTRAALIWLSETEDTQVYTYGMLHDRVERAAAGLRHLGVQAGDRVVIYMPLTPEGVIAMLACARLGAVHSVVYAGLGVSALRDRITDAGARVVITADVGYRRGKLVDLYAIAAEAIGDLGSVEHLVLWERIKTYQREHDARTVPWETLFTHGRADATPVNAEHPLFILYTSGSTGKPKGVVHTHGGYMVATAYHLRQLFDVQPGDVFFCTSDIGWIVGHSYIVYGPLVAGATVLFREGAPDYPDPGVLWRTVERHRVNVLFTAPTALRLFMKLGAEVLRGHDLSSLRVIACAGEALNPEAWRWAQQHLAGGLEDGAHAVVIDHWWQTELGAPVLGTHPRWPARPGFVGRALAGVDADVVDEAGQSLPDGVQGQLVLRRPTPGMMRGIHGNPEKYAQVWTENPAGYLSGDLALRDEHGYISILGRADDVLNVAGHRIGSADVEDVLVSHPAVAEAAVIGLPDDLKGESIIAHVILRQGFEEQVGRGLRASISEHVRRELGPIATPSEIRVVSALPKTRSGKIMRRVLRAQALGQDPGDLTTLES from the coding sequence GTGGACCACGCCCCCCACCACCGCCCTGCACTGGACCCCCCCCACATGCAGTGGTTCGCGGACGGCGAAACGAACATCACCCTCAACGCCCTGGACCGCCACGCCCGCAGCGAGTACCGCACACGCGCCGCACTCATCTGGCTGTCCGAAACCGAGGACACGCAGGTGTACACGTACGGCATGCTTCACGACCGCGTCGAGCGCGCCGCTGCCGGCCTGCGCCACCTGGGCGTGCAGGCCGGCGACCGGGTCGTGATCTACATGCCCCTCACCCCCGAAGGCGTGATCGCCATGCTCGCCTGCGCCCGCCTGGGCGCCGTGCACTCCGTCGTGTACGCCGGGCTGGGCGTGAGTGCCCTGCGCGACCGCATCACCGACGCCGGCGCCCGCGTGGTCATCACCGCCGACGTCGGCTACCGCCGCGGAAAACTCGTGGACCTGTACGCCATCGCCGCCGAAGCCATCGGGGACCTCGGCAGCGTTGAACACCTCGTGCTCTGGGAACGCATCAAGACCTACCAGCGCGAACACGACGCCCGCACCGTCCCCTGGGAAACGCTGTTCACGCACGGCCGCGCCGACGCCACACCCGTCAACGCCGAGCACCCCCTGTTCATCCTGTACACCTCCGGCAGCACCGGCAAACCCAAAGGCGTCGTGCACACGCACGGCGGGTACATGGTCGCCACCGCCTACCACCTGCGCCAGCTGTTCGACGTGCAGCCAGGGGACGTGTTCTTCTGCACCAGCGACATCGGCTGGATCGTCGGGCACAGCTACATCGTGTACGGTCCCCTTGTGGCCGGCGCGACCGTACTGTTCCGCGAGGGCGCCCCCGACTACCCGGACCCGGGCGTGCTGTGGCGCACCGTGGAACGCCACAGGGTGAACGTCCTGTTCACGGCACCCACCGCGCTGCGCCTGTTCATGAAACTCGGCGCTGAGGTGCTGCGCGGCCACGACCTGAGCAGCCTGCGCGTCATCGCCTGCGCCGGCGAGGCCCTGAACCCCGAAGCGTGGCGCTGGGCACAACAGCACCTCGCTGGCGGGCTGGAGGACGGCGCGCACGCAGTCGTGATCGACCACTGGTGGCAGACGGAACTGGGCGCCCCGGTCCTGGGCACCCACCCACGCTGGCCCGCCCGGCCCGGTTTCGTGGGCCGCGCCCTGGCCGGCGTGGACGCCGACGTGGTCGACGAGGCCGGCCAGTCCCTGCCGGACGGCGTGCAGGGACAGCTGGTCCTGCGCCGCCCCACACCCGGAATGATGCGCGGCATTCACGGCAACCCCGAGAAGTACGCGCAGGTCTGGACCGAGAACCCCGCCGGGTACCTGTCCGGTGATCTGGCCTTACGGGACGAGCACGGGTACATCAGCATCCTGGGCCGCGCGGACGACGTCCTGAACGTCGCCGGCCACCGGATCGGCAGCGCAGACGTGGAGGACGTCCTGGTGTCACACCCGGCTGTAGCGGAAGCCGCCGTGATCGGCCTGCCGGATGACCTCAAGGGTGAAAGCATCATCGCGCACGTCATCCTGCGTCAGGGCTTCGAAGAGCAGGTCGGGCGGGGGCTGCGCGCCAGCATCAGCGAGCACGTGCGCCGGGAACTGGGGCCCATCGCCACACCCAGCGAGATTCGTGTGGTCAGCGCCCTGCCCAAGACCCGCAGCGGCAAGATCATGCGCCGCGTGTTGCGCGCCCAGGCACTCGGGCAGGACCCCGGCGACCTCACCACCCTGGAAAGCTGA
- a CDS encoding LptF/LptG family permease, with the protein MPPLLIRLVLAEVTRWYAAGVALFLSLQLVDILSSTVANLLTYHPPLWKAGMAFVNIAPTILNKSLVLAVPFAILLAFSRMQHDSELKAISAGGVPPLRLMWPLALPFLVVTAAAYVNGDRIAPAGMASWWNTWYAIYDMAPPPPKQELYTFAPPGALYYAGRVVTDEGGSAAQLQGVMVQRGGETLTASTGTWDTKKRTWTLLNPWVTRPGQNPRLQTGSVTLPQTDTLRRPIIEAEQTPTPELRARAGDPALLPGERRDAAFQVTRRIADPFTAVVFALAAAALGLLLRNRAAAFATVLVFLVSFYVLWSTMSGLARAGALNPSLAAWLPNIAFALLAGALAWRLR; encoded by the coding sequence GTGCCCCCTCTCCTCATCCGCCTCGTTCTGGCCGAGGTCACGCGCTGGTACGCGGCGGGCGTGGCGCTCTTCCTGTCGCTGCAACTTGTGGACATCCTGAGCAGCACCGTCGCCAACCTGCTGACCTACCATCCGCCCCTCTGGAAAGCAGGCATGGCGTTCGTGAACATCGCGCCCACCATCCTGAACAAGAGTCTGGTGCTGGCCGTGCCCTTCGCGATCCTGCTGGCCTTCTCGCGCATGCAGCACGACAGCGAACTCAAGGCCATCAGCGCCGGCGGGGTGCCGCCCCTGCGCCTGATGTGGCCGCTGGCCCTGCCGTTTCTGGTCGTCACGGCCGCCGCGTACGTGAACGGCGACCGGATCGCTCCGGCCGGCATGGCCAGCTGGTGGAACACCTGGTACGCCATCTACGACATGGCGCCGCCCCCCCCCAAGCAGGAGCTGTACACCTTCGCGCCGCCCGGGGCGCTGTACTACGCCGGGCGGGTCGTGACCGACGAAGGCGGCAGCGCCGCGCAGCTGCAGGGCGTGATGGTTCAGCGCGGCGGCGAAACCCTGACCGCCAGCACCGGCACCTGGGACACGAAGAAACGCACCTGGACCCTGCTGAACCCCTGGGTGACCCGCCCCGGCCAGAACCCCCGCCTGCAGACCGGTTCCGTAACGCTGCCGCAGACCGACACGCTGCGCCGCCCCATCATCGAGGCGGAGCAGACCCCCACGCCCGAACTCCGGGCGCGCGCCGGCGACCCTGCCCTGCTGCCCGGCGAGCGCCGTGACGCGGCGTTCCAGGTGACCCGCCGGATCGCGGACCCCTTCACGGCCGTGGTGTTCGCCCTGGCCGCCGCCGCGCTGGGCCTGCTGCTGCGCAACCGCGCCGCGGCGTTCGCCACCGTGCTGGTCTTCCTGGTGAGCTTCTACGTGCTGTGGAGCACCATGTCCGGACTGGCCCGCGCCGGCGCACTGAACCCCAGCCTCGCCGCGTGGCTGCCCAACATCGCCTTCGCGCTGCTGGCCGGCGCGCTCGCCTGGAGACTCCGGTGA
- a CDS encoding LptF/LptG family permease — MKTFERYVLSEILPLVFGALAAVITLLVVASLEGVIAPLLAKGANPTLVARLLALNVPEAAATALPIALMFAALLGLSRLAADSEIKSALAAGIPATRLFRPVLLLALGVTLLDFALGEGLVPRAQVQARQVQQQIVLDNPRVLGLGSSEGGQNVVLRDALGRAISIGEILPGGELRDLRIVTMQSGLPPREVITARSGRLPPGSATLELRDGQRVTYQDARPVTVLSFERGTLPLQDTGTELGSDSQTAKPIYDPLPQLWQRVQSYRAQHIQSPADFTALHQKFAGPLAALALAFFAVCLAVFSFRSGRDVGLVWALLLTFAYYATFSVFRIMGEKGAVPGAVAAYAPDLIAVLAGLGLLWLTARR; from the coding sequence GTGAAGACCTTCGAACGGTACGTCCTGTCGGAGATCCTGCCGCTGGTGTTCGGCGCGCTGGCCGCCGTGATCACCCTGCTGGTCGTCGCCAGCCTGGAAGGCGTGATTGCGCCCCTGCTCGCCAAGGGCGCCAATCCCACGCTGGTGGCCCGGCTGCTGGCCCTGAACGTGCCTGAAGCGGCCGCGACCGCCCTGCCCATCGCGCTGATGTTCGCGGCGCTGCTGGGCCTCTCCCGCCTCGCCGCGGACAGTGAGATCAAAAGCGCCCTGGCCGCCGGCATTCCCGCCACGCGCCTGTTCCGGCCCGTGCTGCTGCTCGCCCTGGGCGTGACCCTGCTCGACTTCGCGCTTGGCGAGGGCCTCGTGCCGCGCGCGCAGGTGCAGGCGCGGCAGGTGCAGCAGCAGATTGTGCTGGACAACCCCCGCGTGCTGGGCCTGGGGAGCAGCGAAGGCGGCCAGAACGTCGTGCTGCGCGACGCGCTGGGCCGGGCCATCTCCATCGGTGAGATCCTGCCCGGTGGCGAGCTGCGCGACCTGCGCATCGTCACGATGCAGAGCGGCCTGCCGCCGCGCGAGGTGATCACCGCCCGCAGCGGCCGTCTCCCCCCGGGCAGCGCCACCCTGGAACTCCGCGACGGTCAGCGCGTCACGTACCAGGACGCCCGCCCCGTCACGGTCCTGTCGTTTGAGCGCGGCACGTTACCCCTGCAGGACACCGGCACCGAACTCGGCAGTGACAGTCAGACGGCCAAACCCATCTACGACCCGCTGCCGCAGCTGTGGCAGCGCGTGCAGAGCTACCGCGCGCAGCACATCCAGTCCCCGGCGGACTTCACGGCGCTGCACCAGAAGTTCGCCGGACCGCTCGCCGCGCTCGCCCTGGCCTTCTTCGCCGTGTGTCTCGCCGTGTTCAGCTTCCGCAGTGGCCGTGACGTGGGGCTCGTGTGGGCGCTGCTGCTGACCTTCGCGTACTACGCCACGTTCAGTGTCTTCCGGATCATGGGGGAGAAGGGCGCCGTGCCCGGCGCGGTCGCCGCGTACGCGCCGGACCTGATTGCCGTGCTCGCCGGCCTGGGCCTGCTGTGGCTCACCGCCCGCCGCTGA